The following proteins are co-located in the Amblyraja radiata isolate CabotCenter1 unplaced genomic scaffold, sAmbRad1.1.pri S62, whole genome shotgun sequence genome:
- the LOC116969479 gene encoding N-acetyltransferase 8-like, translating to MAAAHKAGDGPRFTVRPFRAGDSPEARRIFSEGQLDQPLPAFRRALRSPAAPCLLLAAGAAVYVASWSLAWSALPVAALLALLYLACRMFYTNYLRETLETDMADIDGTYMRRPGAGFWVVEDQGGGGGLRGVVAAQEFEGQPGCCQLLRLAVDRRCRGLGLGCRLTCRVLEFARDSGFRECVLYTNTGQQSAIRLYQAQGFRVTRDMVPLPGLALLSWITHIYLCEMRFYPLKTRNYH from the coding sequence ATGGCGGCCGCACACAAGGCCGGAGATGGACCCAGGTTCACCGTGCGCCCGTTCCGGGCTGGCGACTCGCCGGAGGCCCGCAGGATATTCTCGGAGGGCCAGCTGGACCAGCCTTTGCCAGCCTTCCGCCGGGCCCTGCGGTCGCCCGCCGCTCCCTGCCTCCTCCTGGCTGCGGGGGCCGCCGTCTACGTAGCTAGCTGGTCGCTGGCCTGGTCCGCTCTGCCCGTCGCCGCGCTGCTAGCCCTGCTCTACCTGGCCTGTCGCATGTTCTATACCAACTACCTGAGGGAAACGCTGGAGACGGACATGGCGGACATTGACGGGACGTACATGAGGAGGCCGGGGGCGGGGTTCTGGGTGGTGGAGGATCAGGGGGGAGGCGGTGGGCTGCGGGGCGTGGTGGCGGCGCAGGAGTTCGAGGGACAGCCGGGCTGCTGCCAACTCCTCCGCCTCGCTGTCGACCGGCGATGCCGGGGTCTGGGCCTGGGCTGCAGACTGACCTGCCGGGTGCTGGAGTTCGCCCGGGACAGCGGCTTCAGAGAGTGCGTCCTGTACACCAACACCGGCCAGCAGTCCGCGATCCGGCTCTACCAGGCCCAGGGCTTTCGGGTGACCAGGGACATGGTGCCATTGCCCGGACTTGCCCTTCTATCCTGGATCACCCACATCTACCTGTGCGAGATGAGGTTCTACCCTCTGAAAACACGGAATTACCACTGA